From the Rhinoraja longicauda isolate Sanriku21f chromosome 5, sRhiLon1.1, whole genome shotgun sequence genome, the window AAAGCAGCCGATCAGGCAATCACAATCGGATATTGCACTGTTaaataatcatatcatcatatcatatatagccggaaacaggccttttcggccctccaagtccgtgccgcccagcgatccccgtacattaacactatcctacacccactagggacaatttttacatttacccagccaattaacctacatacctgtacgtctttggagacgtattTAATGGTTACCATGAAATAGTTTCACACGCCCACGCGTGAAAGAACCAACATTTATGACTGAAATACTAAAGGACGTGTTAACATAATCCGCCTTGTCGCGCTTTTTGGAAGAATTTGGCGTTTGCAATTCGTGGATGTTATTAGAATAATGATGGCACGAGGAAGCATGGGTTGGAATAGGCTGCTTATTCATATTTGCTCCTTTTATCCCGCCTGCGAGCTGGTTGGAGCTCTGGTATGTCGAGAGGGGCCGTGTTTGGGCGACGTTCACTGACGTTGCGCAGCGCCGCGTCCTGTTTAAATGTTTGCTGTTGCTTTTTGTACTTAGTCGGgtcggggagagtgagagagacgtGAGGACACGGGGACAACGCCGCGATACTCAGCTGTTTGTCCCAAGCAGCGATGTTCGCTTACACTGGACACGATCGCCCATGAAGTTTCGCCCCGTTGTCTCCCACCTTTTAGCCCTGTTGACAACTGCAGCCTTCGCCATGAGCTGTCTGGATGTTATGTATCAAGTGTACGGTCCTCAGCCTTACTTTGCAGCAGCGTACACTCCTTACCATCATCAGGTACGTTTGGTTAAGCAGTGATCAATTGGGACTGTATTCCCGTCTTTAATAATTCACATCTTTAAAAGTGGGAGTCAAATACTGAGAAATATTGGGTGTATATATAACATTTGGAATGATTCCTCGATCCAGTGTTTTGGAAATAGTATCCAACTGTTGAGCCTCCAGTCCATTCTTTCCTCGGTTTGCAACCGGGTTGCAATGGTTTTTCCTTTGACTTTTCGTTGCAGCGTGACAGAATCTTCCATTTCCCCTTCCTTCTGACAGCCAACATCATTCCCCAGTTAAATGGTTTATTGGGCTACTTATTCTGCACTCGAAACGTCCATGTCTCTCCAGGGCCACTTTAACAAGCAGCTCTCCTGGAAAGAGTGTACTTTGGAAAATATTCAGTGATCCCTCAGACCATCAAGAGTTGCTGTGGTCAGTCAGATGAGGATTGGCGATTGCGCCTTTGAATGTGGATGTGTGGGTCGCGTAAAATTGACAGAAATCGCGTGGCCGTAAGTAATCACAAGTCACTCAGAGCCATATAAGCTATTATTTATTTACAGGCTTCAAACTATGGGTTCCTTACATTCTCATGAGAGTCCCGAAGGCTCGCTGCACATCTGCAGAACCCAGTTGCTTCTCGCAGTGTGGTGTGATAGCGACTTACCctccttttttgttgttttgttgttGCAGAAATTAGCTTTTTACTCGAAAATGCAAGAGGCGGCGGACAGCACGAATATCAGCGGGACGTTTTCTGTGCACGGCTCTGCGATCAAAGAGGAAGACTCGGCCAGCGAGAAAGAGCGGCCACCTGAAGCGGAGTACCTCAGTTCCCGCTGCGTGCTCTTCACATACTTCCAGGGTGACATTAGCAGCGTTGTTGACGAGCACTTCACAAGGGCACTGAGCCAGGCCAACAGTTATAGTCCAGCCAGCAGCGGCTCCAAAACCTCGAGAGGAAGTACGAGTTCGTGGAGAGGtgggttcagcgctcggtgcctTCAATTCACCGCCGATATCCCGTTATTGTAACAAACAGGAATCAGAAAACCACTAACGAGAGTTGCAGCAGCAATCACAGATGGGGGGTGGTGTAGGAAGGTTGctggtgcagatgctggtttaaaccgaagagaggcacaaaatgctggagtcgctcagcgggacaggcagcatctctggagaagggatggatgggtgacatttcgggtcgtctgaaaaagggtctcgacccgtaacatcacccattccttctctccagagatgttgcctgtcccgctgagttaatcataGAGGGGGGAGCAGGTTTAGGTTTTATGTCCAGCTCtattattgccatatgtaccgaggaacagtgaaaagcttggttttgcatgctatcctatcagatcagataacactgcacataaatacaatcagccaaactgaagtacaatagatCGAGTGAAAGGGAGGGAGGTACAGAGCGCagaatgtagtataagaaaataactgcagatgctggtacaaatcgatttattcacaaaatgctggagtaactcagcaggtcaggcagcatctcgggagagaaggaatgggtgacgtttcgggtcgagacccttcttcagactgtagttcTGTAGAATGTAGttctgcagaatgtagttctgggCATTGTAGCGTTAAGGTTCTAGAGAGCAAGTCCAACGTCCGCAATGGGCTGGAGGCGAagcggacagtaccccagcttacagAGCACCGTTCAGCAGcttgataatagaggggaaggaGCTATTTCTGAGTCTGCTGGTGtgcgctttcttctctgccttttgcccaatgggagcagggagaaaaagAAATAGGACTTTGATTATTTTTGCCTGCTTTTCCGGGGTAGCATGAAATGTAGACGGAGCCAATGGTCTGGTCCGTTTGATGGACGAGGCTACACCTACAGCTTTCTGCAGTTTATTGGGGGTCATGGCAGTGCGGGACAGTGCCCGAAGGAGTGCGAACAGGTCGCGACGGAAATGCcacatgtccattccctcccaacatgttgcttgacctgttgagttccgccAGTTATTGGTGTTTTGATCAAAAAAACACAAGGTTAATTCTGCCCGTCAACAATCCCTTAGTCGTCTGCAAGATTATTGAAATCGTCATGGTCAGTTGGGAGATCTTGCACGAAAGTGTGTCTTTCTGGGAATTTATACTTAATTTCGAGTTGTGTTCCTATTTAAAATGAGTACGAACCAAGTTGTATGTAAACATGGTTTTATATGTTAGCAGCAGCAGGGCCTGTTTCACCCTTTCACTATCGCGTGTGGGACCTGATGTCTTCTAACTATCCCAGTGGTAGTTTGTTTTGCAACTGGAGCGAAGGTTGAAGGGACAGGACCCGTCTCTCCAGACGTCCGCGGCTTATCTTCGCGTTAAAACCGTTGCTCCCTTGCGGTTCACCGAGTGAGATAGAGATGGGAGGGaagtctgggagtgggagtgtaACATTCCCGAGAAGCTACCAATATCAAACttccccatctgaagaagggtctcgacacgaaacgtcacctattccttctctccagggatgctgcctgtccggctgagttactccagcattttgtgtctatcttcggtgtaaaccagcatctgcatttccttcctgcccTTCCCATTCACTTCTGCCATGGGATAGATCTGGAAGTAGAAATCTGTTTATTTCACCCTCAACTCAAGTTACGGTTCAAATAAACCCTTCATAGATAAGCGGAGTCTGCGGATTGCAACGCCGATACAGATCACGGCATTATAATGTTCGGTcgttatttatttaaaatgaacaaTAATATCATTGGTGTGTGAAaaagatcgaaggtagacacaaaatgctggagcaactcagcgggacaggcggcatctctggagagaaggaatgggtgacgtttctggtcgagaccctcatATTATTGGGACTTTATTCTATCGTTTACTTAAATTTGCTTTCATGCCATATCGCGATTACTGTTTGCAAACGAAATATGTGTCCCATGTTACAGTGGCCAGAAACTGCCTTTTCTCACAACCATAAATaatctaaaaatatccactttgAATCCAGAACATAGACAGAACCCGGCCCCGTTTCGTAAACTTGCTATTTCTGAAACTGTTCCATTCTCCATGCCTTTGTGGTGCGCCACATTTCTAAAGTGAATTCGATCACAATTATTTGAAAATCAATTGATATCTTGATTTCTCGAGAATAAATCTTGGTAGCATGATTAGCTGTGACTGAGTAAAAAGACAATTTAATAACCAAAGCACTTCTCATATTGCTTAGCTATTTTGAAGGTGAAAATGCCACATTGGATGAGTATATCTGACCATCCGTTGGTCAGAATTTATCTTCTTTTGAAAGACTAAATTATATTTTCAATAGAACCATTGTGCCACGTTTCATGGAGGAAAGGGTTTCAGGGTTTGCCATTTGTATTTACCTTAAAACCTTTAAGAAACAAAGTGGAAATAAAGGCAAGTATTACTGCCTTAAGTATGCTCAACATGATTGTATTTCGCTGTCTAATCTATACAGACCCCCCTGAAGAGCTGCAGAatgcagtttaataataaggggtaggccatttaggactgagatgaggaaaaatgtcttcacccagaaggttgtgaatctgtggaattctctgccactgaaggcagtggaggcaaattctggaagttttcaagagagagttcgatttagctaaATAAATTTAgctaaaggattcaagggatatggggaaaaaacaggaatgggttactgattttagatgatcagccatgatcacattgaatggtggtgctggctcgaaaggcagaAAGGCCtactttttctatgtttctatgtttctaaatcttctCAGGTGCTGTTTAATTTTGGACTTCCTACTATATTGTGCAATAAACTATCTCTATTTCCATGAACTACTTCTGTTATCAATGGTGTGGAAACGTTTTCCACTGGAATGCATTAAATAGGAAGTAAAGAAATTCTGCCAATAATAACTAAGATTTATTTTCACTTACTAAGAGTATTAATATTGCATTTTGTtaaaacaaatgaaaataacaactCCCACATCCAGGAGATGATGTAAAAAGTATTTTTCTAATTATTTTACAATGTGAATGAATATCATTTTGCTGCTGCTAATAAATGACTGACTTTAATTGAAGAAGTTTTAAAGCATTGATTGGGATCACTGTATTGATAATTAATAGCGATTTTCGTATCTCTTTCTTTACAGAGGGAGCCTTCCCAATGAACCAACGGGGTTTTCCACCTTCTTTCTGGAACAGCACTTACCAGCCCTCTATGTCTGCAAGCTTGAGTAGCAGTCTAGGTAATGCCCTAGCAGGAGCCCCCTCAGAGCTGCCCTTTGGAGCTGACCCATACTCAAGTGCCTCTTTGCACACACATCTGCATCAAGGAGCCCCCGAGCCCTGGCACCACCACCACTACTCACTGGGAAGTGCCATCAGTACACAGAGCTCCGTCTACACACGGCCTGGCATGCACGATGTCTATGGTGTTGGTACACCTTTTGACCCGCGCTACAGTTCACTACTCGTACCTTCAGTGAGGCCACATAGGCTTCCTGCTCTCCCTACACCACAATGTGACCTGGCAAAGAGTGACACGGCCTCTGCATGGACCTCAGGGGCCTACACAGGTCCCTCCACTGATATGAGCCAAACCCTCAACCTCAATGTGGATGCAGGTAAATATTTTGAAAAACAGAAAGGGTTCCAAAAACTGAAGCTGTCTGTTTTCTGTTGGAAatataaataatttatttaagggaaatgggggaggggggggggggggtctgaaatGTCATACTAATAGACAATATAAAGTTGATGAAGGATAGGGAGAGATCAACAGTAAACAAAAAAATCCTTAGTTGTTCTGTTGGCAGTCATATCAGAACCGAACCACACAACCTCAAAAGGTTCCAACTGTAATAAACTGACTGACCTGAATGCTGATGAGACGAAAGTGCTAAGAAAAGCTTCAGAGGCTTCAGAACCTGGGAGTAAGGACCATTTAGCAAGTCCCTGCTGCAAATCAAATAGAGAAGTGAACGCAGATGCTGTGTTTTACAATAGAATGATACATTTTAATTTGTGCACAAGAACAAGGAAAGTTGTTGCTGACAAGGGGCAATTGTCACCCTGTTGATAACCATCTCAGACAAGAATGAGGCTGATAAACCCTCAATATTAATGTCCTGGGGACCCCAACGTTAACTTGAAGGACAACTAAATCAGCTTCATAAATAATGTGTATATAAGGGGCCAGGTATTCTCTGGAGAACAGCCTAGGCCACTGTCACCCAGTGTCGTATTTAAGAGGTTAAAGGAGTACAAAGACTGTAAACAAATGGAATCCCACTATCGGTACGTTTATCTCCAATTAATACAAGGCTTTCCTTCATCAATACTGGGTTAAAAACTTGCAACCCTGTAGTTAATATTAGCTAATAGGCTGGAGTTCGCTGAACCTAACCTGTGCTTCATGTGATAACATAGTTTGGTGGTTTCACAGCTCCAACATCCTCTTGGTGATGTTTCTGCAGCTTCGCTGAATAAAAGCATGGCCCAAAGTATCTAAGCTAATGCTCACTGAAACCATggaagtgtggaaagaggcccttcggcccactgagttcacaatgACCGATGATCACCTGTacgctaattctatcctacacacgaaagaaaatttacagaagccaattaactcacaaatctgcacatctttgggacgtgtgaggaaaccggagcacgcggagaaaacccacacgatcacaggcagaacatgcaaactccgtacagacagcacatgtagtcaggattgaactcaggttttGCTTgctataatgcagcaactctactgctgtgccacctacaTTAAAAATGAAAAATCATTAATTAGATGTTTTAATATGTAAAATGCAGGTAAATTATAGAAATTAACTAAGACCATTAATTAACGTTTGAAAAATACTTTCACCTACTTTCACAGATAAAGTTGATGGCTGCATTCAAATCAATAACTAGCTGTTGTAAAAGTTTAGTTTTattatgtagacacaaggaactacagatgctgatttagatTTATCATTATTTGATTTTGTCTGGTACTGATTTACAAAGCTGGAGGGAAGTTCTGTAATGCTAAGAAGGGGGAAAAATAATTCTAACAAATGGAAATATGAAGTAAAAGTAAAAGACATCAGAATGAATGAACTTTCCAGGAGCTAAAGCACAACTATTAATGAGAATCTTGCTCAAAAGAAAGGTTTTTAATGATCTTAGATATGATTTTTAATTAGTCTGTTGAGATAAGCAAATTGTAGTACAATTAGCATTTCAAACAATTATGTTTTTACTAAAATGGACATACATGAAACAAAAGTTAGGACcaaattaatgcaattgtataaGTTAGTGGAATTAACTAATCAAATATGATTGAAAAAAATCTTTATAATAAAGCTAAAGAAAATTGAAATTGCACTTTTAGCCTCCATGGGAGATGAGGATAGAAAACATTATAAAAATAAGTGTGCTTTTTATGTTTCCCATTagatttttttgtaaatcaacatGGATGTGTCAGGGCTAAGAACTCTAAATATTAAATTATGGTAATCTTCCCTTTGCCTTGAGCACAACACAATGATAAGTTTTGAGTATTAATATGTTGGAATTAGTTACCAAAAAAGCATATTATTGAAACCCTGCTGATGTAAGTGTTTATTTACAATAGAATGTCTGTGAGTGAAGGACAGTATGATAAGTTCAAAGGGCTTCAAAACTTTGTTGATCAGCGATACATTGTTTAGACTGATTgaaaaaatcaataaaattataaatatGAGTAAAGAGAGATTAACCAATAGCATGTTAATCCAAATAATAAATTAATGGAACACCTCATATGTATAAAGATTCAGGTTCTCAATGCTGATATACTTTCTCTGAATTGGTATTACCACTTGATTATCGTAGCCCGACAAATTCATTCTGTCTTACATAGCAGATCACAACTTAAATTTATTGTATTCGGCTAATTGAATAAAAATGTGATCTTGTACAAATAAACCAAATATTTTGTATTATTGCCAAATATTTGGGAGCACTAAGTATTTTATTGTCCTCTTGTTCAGCATAT encodes:
- the vgll2a gene encoding transcription cofactor vestigial-like protein 2a isoform X1 is translated as MSCLDVMYQVYGPQPYFAAAYTPYHHQKLAFYSKMQEAADSTNISGTFSVHGSAIKEEDSASEKERPPEAEYLSSRCVLFTYFQGDISSVVDEHFTRALSQANSYSPASSGSKTSRGSTSSWRDCTFPMNQRGFPPSFWNSTYQPSMSASLSSSLGNALAGAPSELPFGADPYSSASLHTHLHQGAPEPWHHHHYSLGSAISTQSSVYTRPGMHDVYGVGTPFDPRYSSLLVPSVRPHRLPALPTPQCDLAKSDTASAWTSGAYTGPSTDMSQTLNLNVDAARRYSLCGGSLLS
- the vgll2a gene encoding transcription cofactor vestigial-like protein 2a isoform X2: MSCLDVMYQVYGPQPYFAAAYTPYHHQKLAFYSKMQEAADSTNISGTFSVHGSAIKEEDSASEKERPPEAEYLSSRCVLFTYFQGDISSVVDEHFTRALSQANSYSPASSGSKTSRGSTSSWRARRYSLCGGSLLS